One Chloroflexota bacterium genomic window, ATAGGTTGGTTTCTGCCTGGATAGTTATCTGCCTTTGAATTCTGGTTTCTGTTTGTTGAAAAAGGCGCGCAGACCTGCCCGCGCATCCTCGGTGTGATAAATCCACGCAAAGCTTTTTCTCTCGGCATCCAAGCCGCGCTCGATGCCCTGCCACACGCCGGTGTCCACACATTCGAGAATCGCTTTGAGGACGAGGGGCGGGGCTTGACCAAGTCGCTCTGCGAGTTTTCGCGCCGCCTCGCCGAGTTCTGCCGCGGGGACGACCGCATTCACCAACCCGTATTCTTCGGCGCGGCGCGCGGTGATGGGATGCCCGGTCAGCAACATGTCCAGCGCGCGCGTTCGTCCGATCAAACGCGTTAATCGCTGGGTGCCGCCCCAACTGGGCATCAGACCATAGTTGATTTCGGGTTGACCAAAGCGCGCGGTGTCGGCGGCGACGCGCAGATGACAACTCATTGCCAATTCGCAGCCGCCGCCAAATGCCGCGCCATTGATCGCCGCGATGACCGGCTTGGACAGAGATTCGATTTCGCGCATCAACACTTGACCGCGCAGCGCGAAATCATTCGCATCAATCGAGCGCAATTCGCGCACGTCCGCGCCGGCGCAAAAGAATTGTTCGCCCGCGCCGGTGATAACCGCCGCGCGGAGCGTTTCGTCTCTTTGAATGTCGCTGAACACGTTGGTCAGGTCCGGCATCATCGTCAAGCTCAACGTATTGCCGGGCGGATGATCGAGCACGATGGTCGCGATGCCATCCGATTTTTCGTACTGGATGTACTCGAATTCCATGTGACCGCCTCTCAAAACAATCCCGTGTTGTATGGTCAACGTTTAAGAATCTGGGTTTGCATCAGCAAATTCCGGATCAACCGGCGCGCCGCTAAACTTGTTCGCAAAATATCGCGCGATGATATGCGCGTCTGCTTCAAATGCCATTTCGGGAAGCGCGGTGGGCGAGAACCACGCGACGGTTGCGATGTCATCGCCCGCGCGCAACGCGCCGCCAATCATTTCCGCGCGCAGAACGACGACGAGCGTGTGTAAGTTGGGCGACAAGTAATTGGTGCACACGCTGATGATGGACGCGATGCGCACATCCAACCCAGTTTCTTCTTTCGTCTCGCGAATCGCGGCGGTGAGAAAATCCTCGTTCCACTCGATGAACCCGCCGGGCAAGCACCACTTGCCGCCGTTGAAACTGTGCGCGTGTCGTTTGCCCAACAGCACCTTGCCATTGTCTTCGACGAGAATCGTGACGCCGGGAAATGGATTCTTGTAAAACGCCGAACGGCATTGCGAACAACGCACGCTCCCATTCGCGCCGCGTTCTTCGGCTCGTAATTCCTTGCCGCAGTTCGGGCAAAAGTGAAAAGGTACTGCGGTGTGTTGTTTTGTGTTGTATGTGGAAAAGATTTGAATGGGATGCATTCCATTTGCCTTTGGGCGATTACGCGGCTGACGGCAACGCAAAACGAAGAAAATTCAGCCAGTTCGTGCTTAGTACCGCCTCGCGAACCTCAGCCGGTACGACATACCCTACTTTATACACGTCAGCCACCGTATTGATTTCCGTTGGACTCTCTTCGAGACCAAAGCCGCCGTCCAAATCAGACCCGATTCCGATACAATTCCATCCGCAAAGATTTGCAATATGGTTCGCGTGTCGTCGCACATACTCGAGTGTGATCGAAATTGACTTGTCTTGTTTCCAGCGCGGCTCAAGAAATCCATTGTATAAGACAAGCCCAATTACTCCGCTACGTTCGGCGATTGCGCGAATGACGCCGTCGCTCAAATGCCGGTCGGTTGGAGTCAGGGCTTGAGCATTTGCATGGGACGCGCACACGCGCGGAAATTTGCATTCGAGTCCTTGCCAGATTCCCTCTTCGGCAAGATGTGAAATGTCCCAGATGAAACCCAGCCCTGCCATTTGCTCAAGCAATGCAAAACCCTCGGATGTCAAGCCACCCTGCTTGAATGTGGAACTACCGCCACGTACTCCGCATCCGTACTGCGTGTCGCCGAACGTCAGCCCGATCATTCGCAGACCGCGCTGCCACCATCGCGGAAGGTCGCGGACGTGAACGATGGGGTCGGCGCCTTCCATCAGCATAACCAGACCTAGCTTGCGATCACTTTGCCATAGTTGCACGTGA contains:
- a CDS encoding enoyl-CoA hydratase/isomerase family protein, with amino-acid sequence MEFEYIQYEKSDGIATIVLDHPPGNTLSLTMMPDLTNVFSDIQRDETLRAAVITGAGEQFFCAGADVRELRSIDANDFALRGQVLMREIESLSKPVIAAINGAAFGGGCELAMSCHLRVAADTARFGQPEINYGLMPSWGGTQRLTRLIGRTRALDMLLTGHPITARRAEEYGLVNAVVPAAELGEAARKLAERLGQAPPLVLKAILECVDTGVWQGIERGLDAERKSFAWIYHTEDARAGLRAFFNKQKPEFKGR
- a CDS encoding membrane dipeptidase; amino-acid sequence: MSNLPIVDSHLDLAENGTLFGRDLTLSVAEIRAIEKRKTGQATVSLPELERGGIAVVFATVTAGFLAADVGENFEPRSAIYHTSEQAEAQALTQIALYETWEKQGRVRLLKSVSDLDDHVQLWQSDRKLGLVMLMEGADPIVHVRDLPRWWQRGLRMIGLTFGDTQYGCGVRGGSSTFKQGGLTSEGFALLEQMAGLGFIWDISHLAEEGIWQGLECKFPRVCASHANAQALTPTDRHLSDGVIRAIAERSGVIGLVLYNGFLEPRWKQDKSISITLEYVRRHANHIANLCGWNCIGIGSDLDGGFGLEESPTEINTVADVYKVGYVVPAEVREAVLSTNWLNFLRFALPSAA
- a CDS encoding NUDIX domain-containing protein; translation: MHPIQIFSTYNTKQHTAVPFHFCPNCGKELRAEERGANGSVRCSQCRSAFYKNPFPGVTILVEDNGKVLLGKRHAHSFNGGKWCLPGGFIEWNEDFLTAAIRETKEETGLDVRIASIISVCTNYLSPNLHTLVVVLRAEMIGGALRAGDDIATVAWFSPTALPEMAFEADAHIIARYFANKFSGAPVDPEFADANPDS